The Dyella caseinilytica genome has a window encoding:
- a CDS encoding TetR/AcrR family transcriptional regulator: MATRILRNEKFTRKTPLQQRSRSTVAALVEAGARVLVQHGWSRFTTNQVAEIAGVSIGSLYQYFPDKLALAEAIRQRHLDEVLKVLTPASMHGDGVPNDTWIAPWVDGIIATHSKNQTLHRILLDEVPLSTRSATDTFEMEYQRRYQALVRASARARQRSCHGMAGHVLASAVEGIVHTAARRGELELPPLRVELNNLVRAYLQTL; this comes from the coding sequence ATGGCTACTCGCATTCTGCGTAACGAAAAATTTACGCGCAAAACACCACTGCAGCAGCGCTCACGCAGCACTGTAGCCGCCCTTGTCGAAGCCGGCGCCCGTGTTCTTGTACAACATGGCTGGAGTCGTTTTACGACCAATCAGGTGGCGGAGATCGCAGGTGTCAGCATCGGCTCGCTTTACCAATACTTTCCGGACAAGCTTGCACTGGCCGAGGCGATCCGACAACGGCATCTCGATGAAGTATTGAAAGTATTGACGCCAGCATCGATGCACGGCGATGGCGTGCCAAACGACACGTGGATCGCACCCTGGGTCGACGGCATCATTGCCACGCACTCGAAGAACCAGACACTGCACCGCATCCTGCTGGATGAGGTTCCCCTCTCCACACGTAGCGCCACCGATACATTCGAAATGGAATATCAGCGCCGCTACCAGGCGCTAGTGAGGGCCAGTGCGCGTGCTCGCCAGCGATCATGTCACGGCATGGCGGGACACGTGCTGGCATCGGCCGTGGAAGGCATTGTGCACACCGCTGCACGGCGTGGCGAACTTGAACTTCCGCCGCTACGGGTCGAACTCAACAACTTGGTTCGCGCGTACTTGCAGACGCTTTGA
- a CDS encoding SDR family NAD(P)-dependent oxidoreductase, with product MSKLTGKTALVTGASRGIGRAAALALAKAGAQVLIHYGSAQKEADAVAEDIRKAGGRAEKVGADLSTPDGPHELARQVRSIVGDRLDILVANAGVSKAATIEETTVADFDQLFAVNVRAPYFLVQQLLPALCEGSSIIFTSSLAARAAVGNLSAYASTKGAIDTLVKHFASALGSRGIRVNAIAPGVVETDMSNFTKTEEGRNVTLGMQALKRLAQPDDIAGSVVFLASDDARWITGDTLRVDGGSRV from the coding sequence GTGAGCAAGCTCACTGGTAAAACCGCGCTGGTCACGGGCGCATCTCGCGGCATCGGACGTGCCGCTGCGCTCGCACTGGCCAAGGCTGGCGCGCAGGTATTGATTCACTACGGCAGCGCGCAGAAGGAAGCTGATGCCGTGGCCGAAGACATCCGTAAGGCCGGCGGACGTGCTGAAAAAGTCGGCGCCGACCTGAGCACACCCGACGGCCCGCATGAGCTGGCCCGTCAAGTGCGCAGCATTGTCGGTGACCGACTCGACATTCTGGTCGCCAACGCAGGCGTCTCGAAAGCCGCGACGATTGAAGAGACCACTGTTGCCGACTTCGACCAACTGTTCGCCGTCAATGTGCGTGCGCCGTACTTCCTGGTGCAGCAGTTGCTGCCTGCGCTATGCGAAGGAAGCAGCATCATTTTCACTTCGTCGCTCGCCGCACGCGCGGCCGTGGGCAACCTCTCTGCCTACGCATCGACCAAGGGCGCTATCGATACGCTGGTGAAGCACTTTGCATCGGCACTCGGATCACGCGGCATTCGTGTAAACGCCATCGCACCGGGCGTGGTGGAAACGGATATGTCCAACTTCACCAAGACCGAAGAAGGCCGCAACGTGACGCTTGGCATGCAGGCACTGAAGCGGTTGGCGCAACCCGACGATATTGCAGGATCAGTGGTATTTCTGGCCTCTGACGATGCACGCTGGATCACTGGCGACACCCTTCGTGTGGACGGTGGATCACGCGTCTAA
- a CDS encoding MDR family NADP-dependent oxidoreductase has product MLVLPSVSRIVRLVAHPDGALRPEHFEIAEVPVQPPTPNEVLVCNRWFRVSISTRLMASKGAQSIKGIPFPPLNLGDTLADGAIGEVVQAPAESDLHPGDLVLHGFGWREYATVPQQDCVRIDARGVDPAVYLGHGWTAYAALTHGVQVHDGDVVFVSSGAGAIGSMAGQIARKLGAGRVIGSTGSEEKARWMKAELGYDEVVIRGATPITQQLAQAAPDGIDVYVDMVGGEPLQAAASLARHGARFVLLGALSAELAAEGAEKLAPVELDTFQLIVRGVTLRGYSACEDDRDGFAEWVRWLSRWQHEGKIISPSSRFQGIEQGPFALSEACAGNLKGVVLVEL; this is encoded by the coding sequence ATGCTGGTATTGCCTTCTGTTTCTCGTATTGTCCGACTCGTGGCGCATCCAGATGGCGCGCTGCGACCTGAGCATTTTGAAATCGCCGAAGTACCCGTGCAACCGCCGACTCCGAATGAGGTGCTGGTATGTAATCGTTGGTTTCGCGTCTCGATATCCACGCGTTTGATGGCCAGCAAGGGAGCGCAAAGCATCAAGGGTATTCCATTTCCTCCGCTTAATCTGGGCGACACGCTTGCAGATGGCGCCATTGGTGAAGTGGTACAGGCGCCGGCGGAGAGCGATCTTCATCCGGGCGACCTGGTTTTGCACGGATTCGGTTGGCGTGAGTACGCGACAGTGCCGCAACAGGATTGCGTCCGGATCGATGCCCGGGGCGTTGATCCAGCCGTTTATCTCGGTCATGGCTGGACTGCTTACGCGGCGCTGACACACGGCGTGCAAGTGCACGATGGCGATGTTGTGTTTGTTTCAAGCGGCGCCGGTGCGATTGGTTCCATGGCTGGACAGATTGCACGCAAGCTTGGTGCCGGCCGAGTCATCGGTAGCACCGGTTCCGAGGAAAAGGCGCGCTGGATGAAGGCTGAGTTGGGTTATGACGAGGTCGTTATCCGCGGAGCCACGCCCATCACGCAGCAATTGGCTCAGGCTGCGCCGGACGGTATCGATGTCTACGTCGACATGGTGGGTGGTGAGCCCTTGCAGGCGGCTGCTTCGCTCGCCCGTCATGGTGCACGTTTCGTTTTGCTGGGCGCGCTGAGTGCCGAATTGGCGGCCGAAGGGGCTGAGAAGCTGGCGCCTGTGGAGCTGGATACGTTCCAGCTGATTGTCAGAGGCGTCACGCTTCGTGGCTATAGCGCCTGTGAAGACGATCGCGATGGATTCGCGGAATGGGTGAGGTGGCTTTCCCGTTGGCAACATGAAGGAAAGATCATCTCGCCGAGTTCTCGCTTCCAGGGTATTGAGCAGGGGCCTTTTGCTTTGTCGGAAGCCTGTGCGGGTAATTTGAAAGGCGTCGTGCTCGTCGAGCTTTAG